In Brevibacillus brevis, a genomic segment contains:
- a CDS encoding YhbD family protein — protein sequence MDRDFISKKELLELTGISYGQLYRWKRKNLIPEDWFIRRSTYTGQETFFPREQILARIDKIIHMKDDLSLDELADVFSPQVFGSMVKREELVEQNIVSIPTFDLFVQHFGDEEAYPFEHVLYAYMAERLLATGEMSLEEGKGLLHAMESHYPKFQGKPCELIFIRKMGISAFALASSSAELYFEGSVKVVSRLNVAACLEELKTKLK from the coding sequence ATGGACCGCGATTTCATCTCGAAAAAGGAGCTGCTGGAGCTTACCGGCATATCCTACGGCCAGCTGTACCGTTGGAAAAGGAAAAACCTGATACCCGAGGATTGGTTTATTCGCCGCTCCACGTACACGGGGCAGGAGACCTTTTTTCCGCGAGAGCAAATACTGGCCCGGATCGACAAGATCATACACATGAAGGACGATCTGTCCCTGGATGAGCTGGCGGATGTGTTTTCCCCCCAGGTCTTCGGGTCGATGGTCAAACGGGAGGAGCTTGTCGAACAAAACATTGTTTCGATTCCGACGTTTGATTTGTTTGTCCAGCACTTCGGCGACGAAGAGGCGTACCCGTTTGAGCACGTGCTGTACGCCTACATGGCGGAGCGTTTGCTGGCGACGGGGGAAATGAGCCTGGAAGAAGGCAAAGGGCTGCTGCACGCGATGGAGAGCCACTACCCCAAATTTCAAGGAAAGCCGTGCGAGCTGATTTTCATCCGGAAAATGGGGATTTCCGCATTTGCCCTGGCTTCGAGTTCGGCTGAGCTGTATTTCGAGGGCAGTGTGAAAGTAGTCAGCAGGCTGAACGTAGCCGCCTGTCTGGAAGAGTTGAAAACAAAACTCAAGTAA
- a CDS encoding HD domain-containing protein has protein sequence MQQPQLLHEEKVFKDPVHRYVHVRDKFIWDLINSAEFQRLRRIKQLGTSYFTFHGGEHSRFNHSLGVYELMRRILETFEERIHLTYEEKLLCLCAGLLHDVGHGPFSHSFEKVFRYHHEDWTRAILLGDTQINRILRRFDDDFPKKLAEVINKTYDNKLIVSLISSQLDADRMDYLLRDAYYTGVNYGNFEIERILRVMRPQEDGIVFKFSGMHAVEDYIMSRYQMYWQVYFHPVTRSAEVVLRKIFQRAKELFVQGYAFVQEPLMLLPFLQDKVELKDYLALDESIILFYMQMWRSEADPILKDLCARFLDRNLYKYVEYNPRDFRLLAELKEEFQKAGIDPMYYLEVDTTSDLPYDFYRAGEEEERIPIMLQMPSGELVELSQKSEIVQAISGKRRFDYKLYFPLDKVMALPGDSSRKIRERLGVRQDA, from the coding sequence ATGCAACAGCCCCAGCTTCTCCACGAAGAAAAGGTATTCAAAGACCCGGTGCACCGGTACGTCCACGTGCGTGACAAGTTCATCTGGGATTTGATCAATTCTGCAGAATTCCAGCGGCTGCGCCGGATCAAGCAACTGGGCACCAGCTATTTTACCTTTCACGGCGGCGAGCATAGCCGCTTCAATCATTCGCTCGGCGTATACGAGCTGATGAGGAGGATCCTGGAGACATTCGAAGAGCGGATTCATCTGACCTACGAGGAAAAGCTACTCTGCCTATGCGCCGGTCTGCTGCACGATGTCGGCCACGGCCCCTTTTCCCATTCCTTTGAAAAGGTGTTCCGCTACCATCACGAGGACTGGACGCGTGCCATCCTGTTGGGAGACACGCAAATCAACCGCATCTTGCGCCGGTTTGACGACGATTTTCCCAAGAAGCTGGCGGAGGTCATCAACAAAACGTACGACAACAAGCTCATCGTCAGCCTGATTTCCAGCCAGTTGGATGCAGACCGGATGGATTACTTGCTGCGCGATGCCTATTATACCGGGGTCAACTACGGCAATTTCGAGATCGAGCGGATTTTGCGCGTGATGCGGCCGCAGGAGGACGGAATCGTCTTTAAATTCAGCGGCATGCACGCGGTCGAGGACTATATCATGTCTCGCTACCAGATGTACTGGCAGGTTTATTTTCACCCGGTGACGCGCAGCGCGGAAGTCGTGCTCCGGAAAATATTTCAGCGGGCAAAGGAATTGTTCGTGCAAGGCTATGCGTTTGTCCAGGAGCCGCTTATGCTCCTGCCGTTTTTGCAGGACAAGGTAGAGCTCAAGGACTATTTGGCTCTGGACGAGTCGATCATTCTTTTTTACATGCAGATGTGGCGCAGCGAAGCGGATCCGATCCTGAAAGATTTGTGCGCGCGTTTTCTGGACAGGAATCTTTACAAGTACGTCGAATATAACCCAAGAGATTTCCGCTTGCTGGCAGAGTTGAAAGAGGAGTTCCAAAAGGCGGGCATCGATCCGATGTATTATTTGGAGGTAGACACCACCTCCGATCTTCCGTATGATTTTTACCGTGCCGGCGAAGAGGAGGAGCGGATTCCGATCATGCTCCAGATGCCGTCAGGGGAGCTTGTCGAGCTGTCGCAGAAGTCGGAGATTGTGCAGGCGATCAGCGGGAAGCGCCGGTTTGACTACAAATTGTACTTTCCTTTAGATAAAGTCATGGCTTTGCCCGGGGATTCGTCCCGGAAGATTCGAGAACGTCTGGGAGTGAGGCAAGATGCTTAA
- a CDS encoding thioredoxin family protein, whose product MRICAKWLWTIAACLLITILAAWSWQAAKANEEKVMYVYSDSCGYCQSFRPTFESVLAEYPQLAVERLDIHDDRDLAVALDLGAEATPTVFVVKGGQVVDKLEGEVPAGVLRNFLQKNLDIPLSGRNVDRYNIL is encoded by the coding sequence ATGCGGATTTGCGCAAAGTGGCTGTGGACTATAGCGGCGTGTCTATTGATAACCATTCTGGCGGCCTGGAGCTGGCAAGCGGCGAAAGCCAATGAGGAAAAAGTCATGTACGTGTACAGCGATAGCTGTGGATATTGCCAGTCGTTCCGCCCGACGTTCGAATCTGTCCTGGCGGAATATCCACAGCTCGCTGTGGAACGTCTGGATATCCACGATGATCGGGATTTGGCGGTTGCCTTAGACTTGGGAGCGGAGGCGACTCCGACCGTTTTCGTCGTGAAAGGCGGGCAGGTAGTGGACAAGCTGGAAGGTGAAGTGCCTGCGGGGGTACTCCGAAACTTTTTGCAGAAAAATCTGGACATTCCTCTTTCTGGAAGAAATGTGGACAGGTACAATATTCTGTAA
- a CDS encoding efflux RND transporter permease subunit produces the protein MIEYIVKKRKITLLFFVMVVLVGFLSFFQLPKQESPDIIINMATVTTIYPGASPEKVEQTVTKKLEEKINELQGLNYISSTSTLGVSSIILETKSGVDPKQKWDELRKKVKDAEADLPADAKQPIINDDLNRTFVQTFAVTADRTEQLYSLRDLMKSWKEQLRTIPNVADVTVEGLPEQEVHIEVDTQKLSQYGLTWGQVMMAVKKENEKIPLGDLTTDRRTYQLKLAETANVDELNQVIISRTAQGYPIYLKDIGTVKLTTEDVKAMSYFNGKPSLSVSVNAETGSDVPSLQKRVDEMMATLGKSLPVWAEKHSIYSQNERVDELFSDLTREMLIAIAAVLLVCTLGLNLITSFVVALAIPISLAVGLLFLPSLGISLNMISIVSLIIVLGILVDDAVVVNDNIERRLSVLGEKPLPAAVNGAKEVSISIVTATLATIASFAPLMFLSGNAGQFIRPVPAIISLSMLASMIMSLTIIPIFRQWYEHRRKGGAEGYRKPAGLLGKQLNQLTKWYANQLMPKILRRPLLAGMVGVLIGTAAYGLIPLTPVQLFPNDDRPQFLVNIRVPVGSSIYETDRVVRGVSDWILKQPAIESVASYAGGSAPKMFGGDTGAGSGITVGQLVVRFDEKKVKIEDMIEPWEEEFKKLYPEATILPMQLEAGPPVGKPVVIRVYGEDIEALRSLSAQVKDLVANVQGTYDVQDDFGVERYTLEFVVNKELMEQKLVNYTDLSQTLRLVSEGITVSEFDTGNDLIDMKLFLQKGEEEPSVLFQRLSIANARGELIPLSQLAQVKPTFSTQAIPHRDLSRSVTISSDLKGRTATEVMTELKPKLDALSMPEGYRYEIGGETSEQTDIFIDMGKLSILVVFLILILIAMQFYSLTIPVLVMSTVYLAVSGSLIGLFVTQTPLGFMTMMGVISLSGIVVRNGIVFIEFIEEARHAGKELKEAVIQAGEARLRPILLTSLTAVAGLMPLAISGDVLFKPLAVTIISGLLFSTLLTLIVVPSFYTVLARRKMKKLAKKAAKRPDLYGPQAELNG, from the coding sequence GTGATCGAGTACATCGTGAAGAAGCGCAAGATTACTCTTTTGTTCTTCGTGATGGTCGTGCTTGTCGGCTTCCTCAGCTTTTTTCAGCTGCCGAAGCAGGAGTCTCCGGACATTATCATCAACATGGCGACCGTCACGACGATATACCCGGGAGCCTCGCCCGAAAAGGTGGAGCAGACGGTCACGAAAAAGCTCGAGGAGAAAATCAACGAGCTGCAAGGCCTGAATTACATATCCTCTACGTCGACGCTGGGCGTCTCGTCGATCATCCTGGAAACAAAGAGCGGCGTCGATCCGAAGCAGAAGTGGGACGAACTTCGGAAAAAAGTGAAGGATGCGGAGGCAGATTTGCCTGCCGACGCGAAACAGCCGATCATCAATGACGATTTGAACCGCACCTTTGTCCAGACGTTTGCCGTCACGGCCGATAGGACTGAGCAGCTGTACAGCCTGCGCGATTTGATGAAGTCGTGGAAAGAGCAGCTCCGCACTATCCCCAATGTCGCGGATGTGACGGTGGAAGGACTGCCGGAGCAGGAAGTCCATATCGAGGTCGATACGCAAAAGCTGAGCCAGTATGGACTGACATGGGGCCAGGTCATGATGGCGGTCAAAAAGGAAAATGAAAAGATTCCGCTTGGCGACTTGACCACCGACCGCAGGACCTATCAGCTCAAATTGGCGGAGACAGCGAATGTCGATGAGCTGAACCAGGTCATTATCAGCCGTACCGCACAGGGCTACCCCATCTATTTAAAGGACATCGGTACCGTGAAGCTGACGACCGAGGACGTCAAAGCGATGTCCTACTTCAACGGCAAGCCTTCCCTGTCTGTCAGCGTGAATGCGGAAACGGGGAGCGACGTCCCTTCCTTGCAAAAGCGCGTGGACGAAATGATGGCGACGCTCGGCAAGTCTCTCCCGGTGTGGGCCGAGAAGCACTCCATTTACAGCCAGAATGAACGGGTAGACGAACTATTTTCCGATCTTACCCGGGAAATGTTGATCGCCATTGCAGCCGTGCTCTTGGTATGTACTCTCGGATTGAACTTGATCACTTCGTTCGTCGTGGCGCTGGCCATTCCCATCTCGCTGGCAGTCGGACTGCTGTTTCTGCCATCCCTCGGCATCTCCCTGAATATGATCTCCATCGTCTCGCTGATCATTGTGCTGGGGATTTTGGTCGATGATGCCGTGGTCGTCAACGACAATATCGAGCGCCGTCTCTCCGTCCTGGGCGAAAAGCCGCTCCCGGCAGCCGTAAATGGCGCGAAAGAGGTATCGATCTCGATTGTGACTGCCACGTTGGCGACGATTGCTTCCTTCGCTCCCCTCATGTTTCTGAGCGGGAATGCAGGACAGTTCATTCGCCCGGTGCCCGCCATCATTTCGCTCTCGATGCTGGCCTCGATGATCATGTCGCTGACGATCATCCCGATCTTCCGGCAATGGTATGAACACCGGCGAAAAGGGGGAGCGGAGGGCTATCGCAAACCGGCCGGCCTGTTGGGCAAACAGCTGAACCAGCTGACGAAGTGGTACGCCAATCAGCTGATGCCCAAGATTCTGCGCCGTCCGCTGCTCGCGGGGATGGTCGGCGTCCTGATCGGAACGGCGGCCTACGGCTTGATCCCGTTGACTCCGGTGCAGCTGTTTCCAAACGACGACCGTCCGCAGTTTCTGGTCAACATCCGTGTGCCCGTAGGAAGCAGCATCTACGAAACGGATCGGGTGGTTCGCGGTGTTTCCGACTGGATTTTGAAGCAGCCTGCGATCGAATCCGTCGCTTCCTATGCGGGTGGCAGCGCGCCGAAGATGTTCGGGGGCGACACGGGGGCAGGCAGCGGAATCACCGTCGGGCAGCTCGTCGTCCGCTTTGATGAGAAGAAAGTGAAAATCGAGGACATGATCGAGCCCTGGGAGGAAGAATTCAAAAAGCTGTACCCGGAAGCGACGATCCTTCCCATGCAGCTCGAAGCGGGGCCGCCTGTCGGCAAACCAGTCGTGATCCGCGTGTACGGCGAGGATATCGAAGCGCTTCGTTCCCTTTCCGCCCAGGTCAAAGATTTGGTGGCGAATGTACAGGGAACGTACGATGTGCAGGACGATTTCGGGGTGGAACGATACACGCTTGAATTCGTCGTCAACAAAGAGCTGATGGAGCAAAAGCTGGTCAACTATACCGATTTGTCCCAGACGCTTCGCCTGGTCAGCGAAGGCATCACCGTCAGCGAGTTCGATACGGGCAACGACCTGATCGACATGAAGCTGTTCCTGCAAAAGGGTGAGGAAGAGCCGTCGGTCCTGTTCCAGCGTCTCAGCATCGCCAACGCCCGAGGCGAGCTCATTCCCCTGTCCCAGCTGGCACAGGTCAAACCGACGTTCAGTACCCAGGCCATACCGCACCGGGACCTGTCGCGCAGCGTAACCATTTCCAGCGACTTGAAGGGGCGCACGGCCACAGAAGTGATGACGGAGCTGAAGCCCAAGCTGGATGCCTTGTCCATGCCGGAAGGATACCGCTACGAAATTGGCGGGGAGACGTCCGAGCAGACGGATATTTTTATCGACATGGGCAAACTGTCCATTCTCGTCGTGTTCCTGATTTTGATCTTGATCGCCATGCAGTTTTACTCCCTGACCATCCCGGTGCTGGTCATGAGCACCGTCTATCTCGCGGTGTCCGGCAGTCTGATCGGGCTGTTCGTCACCCAGACGCCGCTCGGCTTTATGACAATGATGGGGGTCATTTCCCTCTCCGGGATCGTCGTGCGAAACGGAATCGTATTTATCGAATTCATCGAAGAAGCTCGCCACGCAGGCAAAGAGTTGAAGGAAGCGGTGATTCAGGCGGGGGAAGCGCGTCTCAGGCCGATTCTTTTGACCTCGCTTACGGCAGTGGCCGGATTGATGCCGCTGGCCATATCCGGCGATGTGCTGTTCAAACCGCTCGCCGTCACGATCATCTCCGGTTTGCTGTTCTCGACGCTGCTGACGCTGATTGTCGTCCCGTCGTTTTACACGGTGCTAGCCCGGCGGAAAATGAAGAAGCTGGCCAAGAAGGCAGCGAAGCGACCCGATTTGTACGGACCACAAGCAGAGTTGAACGGATAG
- a CDS encoding polymer-forming cytoskeletal protein, which yields MNQDNRPDLVIQGSVNASGGVYREVNVQGLGKIKGDLECHELQCGGHVSIDGSMLATSVRVDGNASVRGGVKADTMEIYGQIDVNGDVKTTSLLVKGNAKVHGSLTSDEIQVKGFFKSSGDCEAEVFKAEGAFTIGGLLNAGQVEIQLHGNCQAREIGGEHIEVRKAGSSTLNKILKHIFNTTLTVDTVEGDEIYLEYTRAKVVRGNNIAIGPGCEIDLVEYTGEYRQDNGAQVKEHTKR from the coding sequence ATGAATCAGGACAATCGGCCAGATCTGGTCATTCAAGGCTCGGTAAATGCGTCGGGAGGCGTCTACCGGGAAGTAAACGTACAGGGGCTCGGCAAAATCAAGGGAGACTTGGAATGTCATGAGCTGCAATGCGGGGGCCACGTCAGCATTGACGGCAGCATGCTGGCGACTTCGGTCAGGGTAGACGGAAATGCTTCCGTGCGTGGAGGGGTCAAAGCCGATACGATGGAGATCTACGGCCAGATCGACGTCAACGGCGATGTGAAGACTACCAGCTTGCTCGTGAAAGGTAACGCGAAGGTGCACGGCAGCCTGACGAGCGATGAGATCCAGGTCAAAGGCTTCTTCAAGTCCTCAGGCGATTGCGAGGCCGAAGTGTTCAAGGCTGAAGGAGCGTTCACCATTGGAGGCCTGCTCAATGCGGGCCAGGTCGAAATTCAATTGCATGGAAACTGCCAGGCGAGAGAGATTGGCGGGGAGCATATCGAGGTGCGCAAGGCCGGCAGCAGCACTTTGAACAAGATTTTGAAGCACATTTTCAATACCACGCTGACCGTCGACACGGTCGAAGGCGACGAGATTTATTTGGAGTACACGAGGGCCAAGGTGGTGCGCGGAAACAATATCGCAATCGGCCCTGGATGCGAAATCGACCTCGTGGAATACACGGGAGAGTATCGACAGGACAATGGCGCGCAAGTAAAAGAGCATACGAAGCGGTAA
- a CDS encoding RluA family pseudouridine synthase, producing the protein MSGKEWMEYIVKEEDAGLNVEQIVRQRLNVSGRMMQRLTRSKGILLNRKQPFLQRQVKTGDQIAVRVAQRQPDRQPRHDAPGEKRQAQASAAGGRMSQSGLALPIELLYEDDHLLVANKPAGMMVHPVKQEQDGTLVHALAEMFAQRGERAGVHPVHRLDKDTSGAILVAKSSYGHQLADRLLREGGLHREYVAVVGGRLADERGMIDAAIGRDPNHPTRRRVTEGGDAALTHYEVMARSPYMTMVRVWLETGRTHQIRVHFAHIGHPLAGDTLYGGARGLLRRQALHASSLAFRHPLLEKELRIEAPMPTDLRRLVQAEFEDN; encoded by the coding sequence GTGAGCGGCAAAGAATGGATGGAATACATCGTCAAAGAAGAAGATGCGGGGCTGAACGTAGAGCAGATCGTTCGGCAAAGGCTGAACGTATCCGGGCGTATGATGCAGCGGCTGACGAGAAGCAAAGGCATCCTGCTCAACCGGAAGCAGCCGTTTTTGCAGCGCCAGGTAAAAACGGGCGATCAGATCGCTGTCCGAGTCGCACAGCGACAGCCGGACAGACAGCCGCGGCATGATGCGCCCGGGGAAAAGCGGCAAGCTCAAGCATCCGCAGCCGGTGGACGGATGAGCCAATCGGGGCTGGCTTTGCCCATTGAATTGTTGTACGAAGACGACCATTTGCTCGTTGCCAACAAACCGGCGGGCATGATGGTGCACCCGGTCAAGCAGGAACAGGACGGCACGCTCGTTCATGCGCTAGCGGAGATGTTCGCCCAAAGAGGGGAGAGGGCAGGAGTCCACCCGGTGCATCGTCTGGACAAGGACACCTCCGGGGCCATTTTGGTGGCCAAGAGCAGCTACGGCCACCAGCTCGCTGACCGACTTCTACGGGAAGGAGGGCTTCACCGGGAATACGTCGCCGTCGTCGGGGGACGGCTGGCTGATGAACGCGGAATGATCGACGCGGCGATCGGGCGGGATCCGAACCATCCGACGAGGCGGCGGGTGACGGAAGGAGGGGATGCGGCTCTTACCCATTACGAGGTGATGGCGCGCTCCCCTTACATGACGATGGTCCGTGTCTGGCTGGAGACCGGGCGCACCCATCAAATTCGGGTTCACTTTGCCCACATCGGCCACCCGCTCGCCGGAGATACTTTGTACGGGGGAGCGAGGGGACTTTTGCGCAGACAGGCACTTCACGCATCTTCCCTTGCATTTCGCCACCCGCTCCTGGAAAAGGAGCTTCGTATAGAAGCGCCGATGCCGACCGATCTTCGGCGGCTGGTCCAGGCGGAGTTTGAGGATAACTGA
- a CDS encoding efflux RND transporter periplasmic adaptor subunit encodes MKKKWLVSAMMIVLLATSACSQEKQAAEPVKEVKQVGMETVKQEQAVFVSELSGTLQPLEEAVVSFEVGGRVVELNRNEGDNVKAGDVLARLNAQDYSLQVASSNAVVQQTAASLSKVNNGARDEEVVQARLLVEKAQTAYQKALDDFKRIEQLYKENAISKSDFENVQNGLTLAEKDLQNAKQAYSLVTEGARAEDKELSRASYNQAVVAKELAATTLAKAQLRAPFTGTILAKLSSTGTLVSPGAPVYQVGNIDTLKVVLPVPDREISSWKEGETVSLDLYGQKRDAKVSKIFPATNQSTGTIGVEVQVANPRHDWFAGQVVKATKTMKGQEGIYVPVEAVLSRGQSDAHVFLNVGGKAVKTAVTIGQLSNDRLEIRSGLKVGDQLIVKGVDRLFDGDPIEAAGGTQP; translated from the coding sequence ATGAAAAAGAAATGGCTTGTTTCTGCAATGATGATCGTTTTGTTGGCAACATCGGCTTGCAGCCAGGAAAAGCAGGCAGCAGAGCCAGTCAAAGAAGTCAAGCAGGTCGGGATGGAAACGGTGAAGCAGGAGCAAGCTGTGTTTGTGTCGGAACTTTCCGGCACCCTGCAGCCGCTGGAGGAAGCTGTCGTTTCCTTTGAAGTGGGCGGCCGTGTCGTCGAATTGAACCGAAACGAAGGCGACAACGTCAAGGCAGGGGACGTCCTCGCCCGGCTCAATGCACAGGACTATTCGCTGCAGGTAGCCTCTTCGAACGCCGTCGTCCAGCAAACGGCGGCGAGTCTGAGCAAGGTCAACAACGGGGCCCGTGACGAGGAGGTCGTGCAAGCCCGCCTTCTGGTCGAGAAGGCTCAGACAGCGTATCAGAAAGCGCTGGATGACTTCAAGCGAATCGAACAGCTGTACAAGGAAAATGCCATCTCCAAAAGCGATTTTGAAAACGTGCAAAACGGGCTGACGCTGGCGGAGAAGGATTTGCAAAACGCCAAGCAAGCCTACTCGCTCGTCACCGAGGGAGCGCGGGCAGAGGACAAGGAATTGTCTCGCGCCAGCTACAATCAGGCCGTCGTAGCCAAGGAACTGGCAGCGACGACACTGGCAAAGGCACAGCTCCGCGCTCCGTTCACCGGGACCATCCTGGCGAAGCTGTCGTCGACAGGCACGCTGGTCAGCCCGGGCGCTCCGGTGTATCAGGTGGGGAATATTGATACGTTGAAAGTTGTTCTGCCTGTGCCGGACCGCGAAATTTCCTCCTGGAAGGAAGGGGAGACCGTTTCCCTCGATCTGTACGGGCAAAAGCGGGATGCAAAGGTCAGCAAAATCTTCCCTGCCACCAATCAGAGCACGGGTACGATCGGGGTGGAAGTGCAGGTGGCGAATCCGCGGCACGATTGGTTCGCCGGGCAGGTAGTGAAGGCGACCAAGACGATGAAGGGGCAGGAAGGGATCTACGTGCCGGTGGAAGCAGTTCTGAGCAGAGGCCAAAGCGATGCCCATGTGTTCCTGAATGTCGGCGGCAAAGCGGTCAAGACGGCTGTGACCATCGGCCAGTTGTCCAATGACCGACTGGAGATCCGCAGCGGCCTTAAGGTGGGGGACCAGCTGATCGTCAAAGGCGTGGACCGGTTGTTTGACGGAGATCCCATCGAGGCAGCGGGAGGTACACAACCGTGA
- a CDS encoding TetR/AcrR family transcriptional regulator: protein MDHSDRETSVGGKGEEQETRERILAAASQLMAQKGYKGATTRKISELAGVNEVTIFRHFKNKDAILEELLKGIMNVRQQLEDSLHGDFSELKDMLLRYARAYYEMLVERKEIMMICMIEADNHPEVMKLISSLPMTAVEVLCNKLQAFQDEGHLPRKDACVAALMFVSTCFYAFMAKYRANLELEFTEDQLFEDASEVLINGIMGKMNSHR, encoded by the coding sequence ATGGATCATTCAGACAGAGAAACGTCAGTAGGGGGAAAAGGGGAAGAGCAGGAGACGCGGGAGCGCATATTGGCAGCGGCCAGCCAGCTCATGGCCCAAAAGGGGTACAAGGGGGCGACGACGCGCAAAATTTCCGAGCTTGCAGGCGTCAATGAAGTCACGATCTTTCGCCACTTCAAAAACAAGGATGCGATTCTCGAGGAGCTGCTGAAAGGAATCATGAACGTCCGCCAGCAGCTGGAGGACAGTCTTCACGGGGATTTTTCCGAGCTGAAAGACATGCTGCTTCGCTACGCGCGGGCGTACTACGAAATGCTCGTCGAGCGAAAGGAAATCATGATGATCTGCATGATCGAGGCAGACAATCACCCGGAAGTGATGAAGCTGATCAGCAGCTTGCCGATGACAGCGGTCGAGGTCCTCTGCAACAAGCTCCAGGCGTTCCAGGATGAGGGCCATTTACCGAGGAAAGACGCTTGCGTAGCGGCGCTGATGTTTGTCTCCACGTGCTTTTATGCGTTTATGGCGAAATACCGGGCCAATCTCGAGCTCGAATTTACGGAAGACCAGCTGTTTGAAGATGCGTCAGAGGTCCTGATCAACGGGATCATGGGGAAAATGAATTCACATCGCTAG
- a CDS encoding aminopeptidase yields the protein MLDLRLVKLAGNLLGHSVRLKEKDTLLIEVRGEGHALAKELVKQAYAKGAFPFVRIIDQTIQRELMMGASEERAAHLAKWEEPMFKNLDAYIVINGPANDSEMADVPVERRRAHQRVMQELNDYLIANVRWTLLNYPTAAMAQSANMSTEAFEDFYFDVCSVDYEKMHQAFLPLKELMDRTDQVRLVGPGTDLRFSIKDIPNIICSGLRNIPDGEIFTAPVRDSVNGTIAFNTATSYMGTRFENVCLTFENGKIVKATANNTEKLNQIFDTDEGARYIGEFAIGVHPYILHPMNDILFDEKIAGSFHFTPGRAYDNADNGNRSQIHWDMVNIQRPEYGGGEIWFDDVLIRKDGLFVLPELQGLNPEQLKG from the coding sequence ATGCTGGATTTGCGATTGGTCAAACTTGCCGGGAATTTGCTAGGTCATTCGGTTCGCCTGAAAGAGAAGGATACGCTGCTGATTGAGGTGCGGGGAGAGGGCCATGCGCTGGCCAAGGAGCTGGTGAAGCAAGCTTACGCCAAGGGGGCGTTTCCCTTTGTCCGCATCATCGATCAGACGATCCAGCGCGAGCTGATGATGGGAGCAAGCGAAGAGCGGGCAGCCCATCTGGCGAAATGGGAAGAGCCGATGTTCAAAAATCTCGATGCGTACATCGTCATCAATGGCCCGGCCAACGACAGCGAGATGGCAGACGTGCCCGTGGAGCGTCGCCGCGCCCATCAAAGGGTGATGCAAGAGCTCAACGACTATTTGATCGCGAACGTGCGCTGGACTCTCCTCAACTATCCGACTGCCGCGATGGCGCAGAGCGCAAACATGTCTACGGAAGCGTTTGAAGACTTTTACTTCGATGTCTGCTCTGTCGATTACGAAAAGATGCATCAGGCGTTCCTGCCGCTGAAGGAACTGATGGATCGCACGGACCAGGTACGGCTCGTCGGCCCGGGTACCGACCTTCGCTTTTCCATCAAGGACATTCCGAACATCATTTGCTCGGGACTGCGCAATATTCCCGACGGAGAGATCTTTACCGCTCCTGTCCGTGATTCTGTTAACGGGACGATCGCGTTCAACACGGCGACCAGCTACATGGGCACCCGATTTGAAAACGTCTGCCTGACCTTCGAAAACGGCAAGATCGTGAAGGCGACGGCCAATAACACCGAAAAGCTCAACCAAATCTTCGATACGGATGAAGGGGCGCGCTACATCGGGGAGTTTGCCATCGGCGTCCACCCTTACATTTTGCATCCGATGAACGATATTTTGTTCGATGAAAAAATCGCGGGAAGCTTCCACTTCACGCCGGGCCGCGCGTACGACAACGCGGACAACGGCAACCGCAGCCAAATCCACTGGGACATGGTGAACATCCAGCGCCCAGAGTACGGCGGCGGTGAAATCTGGTTCGACGACGTGCTGATCCGCAAAGACGGCCTCTTCGTCCTGCCGGAGCTGCAAGGATTGAATCCGGAACAATTAAAAGGGTAA
- a CDS encoding YwgA family protein: MLNRHAKIIRLIEIVGEMNGRKKLQKMVYIGKHLQMDFDERYEFHMYGPYSEELTLRVDELCNMGLLDEQVESKGAIHMYRYTLNETGRDFLRFHEVDFGRGERAIRRMNEENSRFLELVSTILYFNDLPYEEMKAKIFTFKSKQRYTEEEIQKGQAFVEELRDMMKEDGPLM; the protein is encoded by the coding sequence ATGCTTAATCGTCACGCCAAAATCATTCGCCTGATCGAGATCGTCGGCGAAATGAACGGGCGGAAAAAGCTGCAGAAAATGGTGTACATAGGGAAACATCTTCAGATGGACTTCGATGAGCGTTACGAGTTTCACATGTATGGGCCGTACTCCGAGGAGCTGACGCTGCGGGTGGACGAGCTGTGCAATATGGGCCTTCTGGACGAGCAAGTCGAGAGTAAAGGCGCGATCCACATGTATCGCTACACCTTGAACGAGACCGGACGCGATTTTCTCCGGTTCCATGAGGTGGACTTCGGCAGGGGAGAGCGCGCCATTCGCCGCATGAACGAGGAAAACTCCCGCTTCTTGGAGCTGGTCTCTACGATTTTGTACTTCAACGACCTGCCATACGAAGAGATGAAAGCCAAGATTTTCACCTTCAAGAGCAAACAGCGCTACACCGAGGAGGAAATCCAGAAGGGACAGGCGTTTGTGGAAGAATTGCGGGATATGATGAAAGAAGACGGCCCTTTGATGTAA